One genomic region from Sulfuriflexus mobilis encodes:
- the prlC gene encoding oligopeptidase A codes for MSNPLLEMTGLPPFSQIKPEHVEPAIDQLLAENRRHIVELLAANSHYSWDNLVAPIEAMEERLSRTWSPVSHMNSVVNSDALREAYNKCLPKLSEYGTEMGQNQALFRAYQQIADSEEYTQLDTARQKIIDNDLRDFHLSGIALNETDQARFKTLKQELSTLTSKFEENVLDATHGWEKYIDAETQLAGLPESAIALARQHAKQTGKSGWLFTLEFPSYYPIMTYADDATLREEMYTAYVTRASEHGPNAGKWDNARNMQEILKRRHEVAQLLGYKNYAERSLATKMASSPDAVLGFLHDLAERSVDMARREFSELQQFATDEFGVEQLNAWDIAYYSEKLRQRRYAITQEEVKPYFPEDRALEGLFIVIDKLYGMHVSERHDIDTWHKDVRFFEIVDNNNELRGQFYLDLYARNKKRGGAWMDECIVRRRLDGGVQTPVAYLTCNFSPPVGDSPALFTHDEVITLFHEFGHGLQHMLTQIDYAGVSGINGVEWDAVELPSQFMENWCWQPEALNLFARHYQTGEVMPEELFNRMNAAKNFQAGMQMVRQLEFALFDFRLHLEYSTEVETDIDQLLQDVREKVAVFFPPEYNSFPNSFTHIFSGGYAAGYYSYKWAEVLSSDAFSAFEESGIFDRDTGLRFLNSVLEQGGSREAMELFIEFRGREPDIDALLRHSGIAA; via the coding sequence CCCGATCGAAGCGATGGAAGAGCGCCTCAGCCGCACCTGGTCACCGGTCAGCCACATGAACTCGGTGGTGAATTCAGATGCCCTGCGCGAGGCCTATAACAAGTGCCTGCCGAAACTGAGTGAGTACGGCACCGAGATGGGACAAAACCAGGCACTGTTCCGTGCATACCAGCAGATCGCCGACAGCGAAGAGTACACACAGCTCGACACGGCACGGCAAAAGATCATCGACAACGACCTGCGCGACTTCCACCTCTCCGGCATCGCCCTCAACGAGACCGACCAGGCCCGCTTCAAAACTCTGAAACAGGAACTCTCGACCCTGACGTCAAAATTTGAAGAAAACGTCCTCGATGCCACGCACGGCTGGGAAAAATATATCGACGCCGAGACACAACTGGCTGGCCTGCCGGAATCGGCGATCGCGCTGGCGCGTCAGCATGCCAAGCAGACCGGTAAGTCAGGCTGGTTATTCACACTCGAGTTTCCGTCTTATTACCCGATCATGACCTATGCCGATGACGCGACACTGCGCGAAGAGATGTACACGGCGTATGTCACCCGCGCCTCCGAACATGGCCCGAATGCCGGCAAATGGGACAATGCCCGCAACATGCAGGAAATCCTCAAGCGTCGCCACGAGGTCGCACAACTGCTCGGTTATAAGAATTATGCCGAGCGCTCGCTGGCAACGAAGATGGCCAGCTCTCCCGATGCCGTGCTCGGTTTTCTGCACGACCTCGCTGAACGTTCCGTGGACATGGCGCGCAGGGAATTTTCCGAACTGCAACAATTTGCCACGGACGAGTTTGGCGTTGAACAACTGAATGCCTGGGATATCGCCTACTACAGTGAAAAACTACGACAGCGTCGTTATGCCATCACCCAGGAAGAGGTCAAACCCTACTTCCCGGAAGACCGCGCCCTCGAGGGCCTGTTTATCGTTATTGATAAACTCTATGGTATGCACGTCAGCGAACGCCATGACATCGATACCTGGCACAAGGATGTTCGCTTCTTCGAGATTGTCGACAACAATAACGAACTACGCGGCCAGTTCTATCTCGACCTCTATGCACGCAACAAGAAACGTGGCGGCGCCTGGATGGACGAGTGCATTGTGCGCCGACGTCTCGACGGGGGCGTGCAAACACCTGTCGCTTACCTGACCTGTAACTTCTCACCACCCGTCGGTGACTCACCGGCACTGTTTACGCATGACGAAGTCATTACCCTGTTCCATGAATTTGGTCATGGCCTGCAACACATGCTGACCCAGATCGACTATGCCGGTGTCTCCGGCATCAATGGCGTGGAATGGGATGCGGTGGAACTACCCAGCCAGTTCATGGAAAACTGGTGCTGGCAACCTGAGGCACTGAACCTGTTCGCCCGTCACTATCAAACCGGCGAGGTCATGCCCGAGGAATTATTTAACCGCATGAATGCAGCGAAGAACTTCCAGGCCGGCATGCAGATGGTGCGCCAGCTGGAGTTCGCCCTGTTCGATTTTCGTCTGCACCTTGAATACAGCACCGAGGTCGAAACTGATATCGACCAACTGCTTCAGGATGTGCGCGAGAAGGTCGCCGTGTTCTTCCCACCGGAGTACAACAGCTTCCCGAACAGCTTCACACATATCTTTTCCGGCGGTTATGCCGCGGGTTATTACAGCTATAAATGGGCAGAGGTGTTATCCAGTGATGCCTTTTCTGCCTTTGAAGAAAGCGGTATCTTTGACCGCGATACCGGGCTGCGATTTTTAAACAGCGTCCTCGAGCAAGGTGGTTCACGCGAGGCCATGGAGTTGTTTATCGAGTTCCGTGGTCGTGAACCCGACATTGATGCACTGTTGCGTCATAGTGGCATCGCCGCCTGA
- a CDS encoding TIGR04211 family SH3 domain-containing protein, with amino-acid sequence MKKIQWLAFMSAVLASALVQAQTYYVTDKILVGVYEEASAESILLTTLPTGTPLEVIDRSGNFVQIRSPDGSSGWIEKSYMIEHKPAQLVVLELTDKQKQADEQLTLAQAELRAMRDQVKKLKDSVNASNQSDLRDEIKNLTQQRRELGKQLDTVNNQLSDETKRRTAAEANIAALQQQIATLKKQAPAPDDDALQEADADHERLLAENQQLSTALERVREALQLPAAPAPGVVENGGLQVKMIWLWLGIGLLIVVGFIAGVKWLDWRNRQRHGGFRI; translated from the coding sequence ATGAAAAAAATTCAATGGTTAGCCTTTATGTCTGCAGTACTGGCTTCTGCGCTGGTACAGGCACAGACCTATTATGTGACAGACAAAATACTGGTCGGTGTGTATGAGGAGGCCAGTGCAGAGAGCATCCTGCTTACCACCCTGCCCACCGGTACGCCGCTGGAAGTCATCGATCGCAGCGGTAACTTTGTCCAGATACGCAGCCCGGATGGCAGCAGTGGCTGGATCGAAAAGTCCTATATGATCGAACACAAGCCGGCGCAACTGGTTGTGCTCGAACTCACCGACAAGCAAAAACAGGCCGACGAACAGCTGACCCTGGCACAGGCTGAGCTGCGTGCCATGCGCGATCAGGTAAAAAAACTCAAAGACAGTGTCAATGCCAGTAACCAGTCAGACCTCCGCGATGAAATCAAAAACCTGACCCAGCAACGCCGGGAACTGGGCAAGCAACTGGATACCGTCAATAACCAGCTCAGCGATGAGACAAAACGCCGCACCGCCGCCGAGGCCAATATCGCTGCCCTGCAACAGCAGATCGCCACACTGAAAAAACAGGCCCCCGCCCCTGACGATGACGCCCTGCAGGAAGCTGATGCCGATCACGAGCGCCTGCTCGCCGAAAACCAGCAACTCTCAACGGCACTGGAACGTGTCCGCGAGGCCTTGCAGCTGCCCGCCGCACCGGCACCCGGTGTCGTGGAGAATGGTGGCCTACAGGTGAAGATGATCTGGTTATGGCTTGGCATCGGCCTGCTGATCGTGGTCGGCTTCATCGCCGGTGTGAAATGGCTGGATTGGCGTAACCGGCAGCGCCACGGCGGTTTCAGAATCTAG
- the ubiD gene encoding 4-hydroxy-3-polyprenylbenzoate decarboxylase, translated as MKYKDLRDFIRLLEERGELLRIQHEVDPYLEMTEICDRTLRAAGPALLFENPKGFTTPVLGNLFGTPERVALGMGEESVSALREVGKLLAMLKEPEPPKGMKDAFEKLPVFKQVLNMSPKVLKKAACQAHVLEGDEVDLSRLPIQTCWPGDAGPLITWGLVVTKGPDRERQNLGIYRQQVIGKNRVIMRWLAHRGGALDLRDWQAKHPGEPFPIAVALGADPATILGAVTPVPDTLSEYAFAGLLRGGKTEVIKCLGSGLQVPASAEFVLEGHIHPDDMAEEGPFGDHTGYYNEVDSFPVFTIDRITHRQNPIYHSTYTGRPPDEPAVLGVALNEVFVPILQKQFPEITDFYLPPEGCSYRMACVSMKKQYPGHAKRVMLGVWSFLRQFMYTKFVIVTDDDVNVRDWNDVIWAMTTRMDPGRDTTIIDNTPIDYLDFASPVSGLGSKMGFDATNKWPGESTREWGKPIVMDEAVKKRIDNIWSELNIDTIDK; from the coding sequence ATGAAATATAAAGACCTGCGTGACTTTATTCGCCTGCTTGAAGAACGCGGTGAACTGCTGCGCATTCAGCACGAGGTCGACCCGTATCTCGAAATGACTGAGATCTGTGATCGCACCCTGCGGGCCGCCGGCCCGGCGCTGCTGTTTGAAAATCCCAAGGGCTTTACTACCCCGGTTCTCGGTAACCTCTTCGGTACCCCTGAACGCGTCGCCCTCGGCATGGGCGAGGAATCCGTCAGCGCCCTGCGCGAGGTCGGCAAGCTGCTCGCCATGCTCAAGGAACCCGAGCCACCCAAGGGCATGAAGGACGCCTTTGAAAAACTGCCTGTCTTCAAACAAGTGCTGAACATGTCACCGAAGGTCTTGAAAAAGGCCGCCTGCCAGGCGCACGTGCTGGAGGGCGATGAGGTTGACCTCTCCAGGCTACCCATACAGACTTGCTGGCCCGGTGACGCCGGGCCGTTGATCACCTGGGGGCTCGTGGTCACCAAAGGCCCGGACAGGGAACGCCAGAACCTCGGCATCTACCGCCAGCAGGTCATCGGCAAGAACCGCGTCATCATGCGCTGGTTGGCCCACCGCGGCGGGGCACTCGACCTGCGCGACTGGCAGGCCAAGCACCCTGGTGAACCCTTCCCCATTGCCGTGGCACTGGGTGCCGACCCGGCGACCATACTCGGTGCCGTGACCCCGGTGCCCGACACACTCTCCGAATACGCCTTTGCCGGTCTGTTACGCGGCGGCAAGACCGAGGTCATCAAATGCCTCGGCTCCGGGCTGCAGGTCCCGGCCAGTGCCGAATTTGTCCTCGAGGGCCACATCCACCCGGACGACATGGCCGAAGAGGGCCCGTTTGGTGACCACACCGGTTACTACAACGAAGTCGATAGCTTCCCGGTCTTTACCATTGACCGCATCACGCACCGCCAGAATCCGATTTATCACAGCACCTATACCGGTCGGCCGCCCGACGAGCCGGCCGTGCTCGGCGTGGCCCTGAATGAGGTCTTTGTGCCGATCCTGCAAAAGCAGTTTCCCGAGATCACCGACTTCTACCTGCCGCCCGAGGGCTGTTCCTACCGCATGGCCTGCGTGAGCATGAAGAAGCAATATCCCGGCCACGCCAAACGCGTCATGCTCGGGGTTTGGTCATTCCTGCGCCAGTTTATGTACACAAAATTCGTCATCGTCACCGATGATGACGTCAACGTGCGCGACTGGAACGATGTCATCTGGGCCATGACCACGCGCATGGACCCTGGTCGCGATACCACCATTATCGACAATACCCCGATTGATTACCTCGACTTTGCCTCACCGGTCTCCGGGCTGGGCTCAAAGATGGGTTTTGATGCCACCAACAAATGGCCCGGCGAGAGCACGCGTGAATGGGGTAAACCCATCGTCATGGACGAAGCCGTAAAAAAACGTATTGATAATATCTGGTCGGAACTTAATATTGATACAATAGACAAATAG
- a CDS encoding MlaC/ttg2D family ABC transporter substrate-binding protein yields the protein MRLTLNLTIYPLVLLASLGMLANIAVAAPEDAQALIVEHSNQLVDALKAQKTAIKADKQIAYKLVDDIVLPHVDFNRVARLVLGKYWRSANEEQRQRFTSEFRAFLVRTYVTAMIEFSDQIVSHADSVKYLPFRNSDPNDVSVRMQITLPDRPPAQINYSLYQDGAGSEWKIYDLAVEGISLATTYRSSFASQIRREGLDGLINKLAERNATADPNPTGTATN from the coding sequence ATGAGACTTACTTTAAACCTGACTATTTATCCCCTTGTCCTCCTTGCCTCACTTGGCATGCTGGCCAATATCGCCGTCGCCGCACCGGAAGATGCGCAGGCGCTGATCGTTGAACACTCCAATCAACTGGTCGACGCATTAAAGGCACAAAAAACGGCGATCAAGGCCGACAAACAGATCGCCTACAAGCTGGTCGATGATATCGTGCTGCCACACGTTGACTTTAACCGTGTCGCCCGCCTGGTGCTGGGCAAGTACTGGCGATCGGCCAACGAGGAACAACGCCAGCGTTTTACCAGCGAGTTCCGTGCCTTTCTTGTGCGTACCTATGTCACTGCCATGATCGAGTTTTCCGATCAAATCGTCTCACACGCCGATAGTGTGAAATACCTGCCATTCCGTAACAGTGACCCGAACGATGTCTCTGTGCGCATGCAAATCACCCTGCCGGACCGCCCACCGGCACAGATCAACTACAGCCTCTACCAGGACGGTGCTGGGAGTGAGTGGAAGATCTATGACCTGGCCGTGGAGGGCATCAGCCTCGCCACGACCTACCGCAGCTCGTTTGCCAGCCAGATCCGCCGCGAGGGCCTTGATGGCCTGATCAACAAACTCGCTGAGCGCAACGCCACCGCCGACCCGAATCCCACTGGTACCGCCACAAATTAA
- a CDS encoding ParA family protein yields MRTIMVINAKGGCGKTTLSTNIAGFYASKGHQVALADFDPQGSSLDWLKARPEDRAPIHGIAAYEGTLRPPRDTDYLILDVPAAVHGKILTQLVRRAESLIIPVLPSPIDMRACAHFIEELLLVGKVNRDEVKLAVVANRVRENTLIYHSLEKFLKRLKIPRIATLRETQNYIRAAERGLSIFEMAPSQVEQDVEQWKSLTRWLNSKRSVVE; encoded by the coding sequence ATGCGCACGATCATGGTCATTAATGCAAAGGGCGGTTGCGGCAAGACCACCCTGTCTACCAATATCGCCGGCTTTTACGCCAGCAAGGGCCACCAGGTGGCCCTCGCCGATTTCGACCCGCAGGGCTCCAGTCTCGACTGGCTCAAGGCCCGCCCCGAAGACCGCGCCCCCATTCACGGCATTGCCGCCTACGAAGGCACGCTGCGGCCGCCCCGTGATACCGATTACCTGATCCTCGACGTACCCGCCGCTGTCCACGGCAAAATCCTCACCCAGCTCGTGCGCCGTGCCGAATCGCTGATTATCCCCGTGCTGCCGTCACCCATCGACATGCGCGCCTGTGCCCACTTTATTGAAGAGCTGCTGCTGGTCGGCAAGGTCAACCGTGACGAGGTCAAACTCGCCGTGGTCGCCAACCGCGTGCGTGAAAACACCCTCATCTATCACAGCCTGGAAAAATTCCTCAAACGCCTGAAGATCCCACGCATCGCCACCCTGCGTGAAACCCAGAACTACATCCGCGCCGCCGAACGTGGCCTGAGCATTTTTGAAATGGCACCCTCACAGGTCGAGCAGGATGTCGAACAATGGAAGTCGCTGACGAGGTGGCTGAACAGCAAGCGTAGTGTTGTGGAGTAG
- a CDS encoding DUF4282 domain-containing protein produces the protein MDFLTFKSFISTEALIIFYYLGAIIMPVGIWLLLTWLLRKYKLFNTAYESGKEIIWKSLNRKQQTKLVAFFVTSFMFMELFWRMFFEFLIAYMQMRDALLQTQL, from the coding sequence ATGGATTTTCTTACGTTTAAAAGTTTTATTAGCACTGAGGCTCTAATAATATTTTATTACCTTGGCGCAATTATAATGCCTGTTGGGATATGGCTCTTACTTACCTGGCTTCTGCGCAAATATAAATTATTTAATACTGCATATGAAAGCGGGAAGGAAATAATATGGAAATCATTGAATAGAAAACAACAAACTAAACTCGTAGCATTTTTCGTAACTTCATTTATGTTTATGGAGTTATTTTGGCGAATGTTTTTTGAATTTCTAATTGCCTACATGCAAATGCGGGATGCGTTATTACAAACTCAACTATGA
- a CDS encoding YybH family protein → MTREFANQFALEWIQAWNSKDINTIMSHYAEDFEMTSPIIMSLVNEASGTIKGKDAITKYWSKAIKTNPNLHFTLVNVFIGVTSILINYKGHRGLSSEVLHFNANNKVNRAYAHYIQE, encoded by the coding sequence ATGACAAGAGAATTTGCTAATCAGTTTGCATTAGAGTGGATTCAGGCCTGGAACAGTAAAGACATAAATACAATCATGTCACATTATGCAGAAGATTTTGAAATGACATCTCCCATTATAATGAGTCTTGTCAATGAGGCAAGTGGCACTATAAAAGGCAAAGACGCTATAACAAAATATTGGTCCAAAGCCATTAAAACAAATCCTAATTTACACTTCACATTAGTAAATGTATTTATCGGTGTTACTAGTATACTTATTAATTACAAAGGTCATAGAGGTCTATCTTCTGAGGTTTTACATTTCAACGCAAACAATAAAGTTAACCGGGCATATGCGCACTATATTCAGGAATAA
- a CDS encoding class I SAM-dependent methyltransferase, protein MELSNVIPWGRSFKEYREMFSLSDDDLEKKLLGCSDGPACFNAELTKIGGSIVSVDPVYQFNAEQIRSRIDEVYPQVMEQMSKNKGNYVWKTISSIEDLGQVRMKAMEKFLSDYEIGRESGRYINASLPVLPFESDAFDLALCSHYLFLYSEHINQEQHISAMKELCRVANEVRVYPLLSLDGKKSKHLQPVISALRKNGIDVSLRSVKYLFQKGATEMLVAKCV, encoded by the coding sequence ATGGAATTATCCAATGTAATCCCCTGGGGGAGGTCATTTAAAGAATACAGGGAAATGTTTTCGTTATCTGACGATGATCTTGAAAAAAAACTACTAGGTTGTAGTGATGGGCCAGCTTGCTTTAATGCAGAGCTGACAAAAATTGGCGGCAGCATCGTATCCGTTGATCCAGTATATCAATTCAACGCTGAGCAAATTCGATCAAGAATTGATGAGGTTTACCCTCAAGTAATGGAGCAAATGTCAAAAAATAAAGGTAACTATGTATGGAAAACTATCAGTAGTATTGAGGATTTGGGGCAAGTACGAATGAAGGCCATGGAAAAATTCCTGAGTGACTATGAAATAGGAAGGGAATCAGGAAGATATATTAATGCATCACTGCCAGTATTGCCGTTTGAAAGTGACGCATTTGATTTGGCCTTGTGTTCGCACTACTTATTTCTTTATAGTGAGCATATAAATCAAGAGCAACATATTTCCGCTATGAAAGAATTATGTCGTGTAGCCAACGAGGTTCGAGTTTATCCATTGTTATCACTTGATGGAAAAAAATCAAAGCATCTCCAGCCAGTGATCTCTGCTCTCAGGAAAAACGGTATTGATGTTTCGTTAAGGTCCGTGAAATATCTATTTCAAAAAGGCGCTACTGAAATGTTGGTGGCGAAATGCGTATAA
- a CDS encoding cytochrome ubiquinol oxidase subunit I, which translates to MDLVANLSRLQFGLTAGFHIIFPTLLIGLSTYLCLLYWRWLRTDDRVYLDSYNLWLRLLLIIYVVAAITGVALSAQLDNLFGGFYRRLEDTLVPFRNYELIFATLLEGGCIGVMLLCTQNQRSYKRFAATLLFTFGIFLTAFFVVSRNSWMNTPAGFTWNGDHAEVFSALQVLLNPSFPLRYLHMITAGLMASSFFIMGLSAYRLLRHKGDRVARKGMHIGMTAGLIFSIAQFVIGDLHGLDVYQHQPMKIAALEGQWETERGAGFKVFALPDQKNASNRYEVEIPYALSLVIKHDPDGEVRGLKELPPAERPNVAMTFFSFRIMIAMAIIMLVTAVIGVWIRRRAEIESKTWYLRLAMLTAPAGLIAVVAGWSAAEAGRQPWTIYGIVKTVQTVTTQSNEQVIASLLIFSVSYTALGILALIAIRQVLLGRSRLPILREACA; encoded by the coding sequence ATGGACTTGGTTGCAAACCTGAGCCGCCTGCAATTTGGTCTGACAGCAGGCTTTCACATTATCTTTCCAACGCTATTGATAGGCCTGTCCACCTATCTCTGCCTGTTATACTGGCGCTGGCTACGCACCGATGACAGAGTCTATCTGGATAGCTATAATTTATGGCTGCGACTGTTACTGATCATCTATGTCGTGGCGGCCATAACCGGCGTGGCGCTCTCTGCGCAGCTCGACAACCTGTTTGGCGGCTTTTATCGGCGGCTTGAAGATACGCTGGTTCCCTTCCGTAACTATGAATTGATCTTTGCCACCCTGCTTGAAGGGGGTTGCATTGGCGTCATGCTGCTCTGTACGCAAAATCAGCGATCTTACAAACGCTTTGCGGCGACACTCCTGTTTACGTTCGGCATCTTTCTGACCGCCTTTTTTGTTGTCAGCCGTAACTCATGGATGAATACGCCGGCGGGTTTTACCTGGAATGGTGATCATGCCGAAGTCTTTTCCGCCTTGCAGGTGTTACTCAATCCCTCCTTTCCATTGCGCTATCTGCATATGATAACGGCAGGGCTCATGGCCAGCAGTTTCTTTATCATGGGGCTTTCTGCTTATCGGTTGCTGCGTCACAAAGGCGATCGGGTTGCGCGAAAAGGTATGCACATAGGCATGACGGCCGGGCTGATTTTTTCTATTGCCCAGTTTGTTATCGGCGACCTGCATGGGCTTGATGTTTACCAGCACCAACCCATGAAAATAGCCGCCCTCGAGGGGCAATGGGAAACGGAGCGCGGTGCAGGTTTCAAGGTGTTTGCCCTTCCGGATCAAAAAAATGCAAGCAATCGCTATGAAGTTGAAATACCGTATGCACTGAGTCTGGTCATCAAACACGATCCAGACGGTGAAGTGCGGGGCCTGAAGGAATTGCCACCAGCAGAACGCCCTAATGTGGCAATGACATTTTTTTCATTCCGCATCATGATCGCCATGGCAATAATAATGTTAGTGACCGCCGTCATCGGCGTATGGATACGAAGACGCGCTGAAATAGAAAGCAAGACCTGGTACCTGCGCCTGGCCATGCTGACCGCCCCGGCAGGCCTGATCGCCGTTGTCGCAGGCTGGTCCGCGGCAGAGGCAGGCAGACAGCCCTGGACGATTTACGGCATAGTGAAAACCGTACAGACCGTCACCACCCAGTCCAATGAACAGGTTATTGCCTCACTGCTAATCTTCAGTGTCAGTTATACGGCGCTGGGAATACTAGCCTTAATCGCCATCCGGCAGGTGCTGCTCGGGCGATCACGCCTGCCAATTCTGAGAGAGGCCTGCGCCTGA
- a CDS encoding SDR family oxidoreductase: protein MQNVVIIGCGDIGQRVAHRWQAQKAHVAGLSRNPATCEALQGAGITPLCADLDEPASLGGLSAKGALVYYFAPPPREGQKDTRLRNWLASLAKTSLPQRVVLISTTAVYGDSGGDWVTEQSPLQPGTDRGRRRLDAEMALRDWSGQTGVPVVILRVPGIYGPGRLPRARLEKGLPVLNETESGYTNRIHSEDLATICVAAAERGQPGAVYNISDGHPGTMTEWFNAVADHLGLSRPPQISLTEAETQVSAGMLGYLKESRRISNRKMIEELGVELAYTDLRLGLGASD from the coding sequence ATGCAAAACGTAGTAATTATCGGTTGTGGGGATATCGGCCAGCGCGTCGCGCACCGCTGGCAGGCACAAAAGGCCCATGTGGCGGGGCTTTCCCGTAATCCCGCGACCTGCGAGGCCTTGCAGGGGGCCGGTATCACGCCCCTGTGTGCCGACCTCGATGAGCCCGCCAGTCTGGGTGGCCTATCGGCCAAAGGGGCGCTGGTGTACTACTTCGCCCCACCTCCTCGTGAGGGCCAGAAGGATACACGCCTGCGCAACTGGCTGGCCAGCCTGGCGAAGACCTCCCTGCCGCAGCGGGTGGTGCTGATCAGTACCACGGCCGTCTATGGCGATAGCGGTGGTGACTGGGTCACTGAGCAATCGCCCCTGCAGCCCGGCACCGATCGGGGCCGCCGCCGCCTTGATGCGGAAATGGCCCTACGCGACTGGTCGGGGCAAACCGGGGTGCCGGTCGTCATCCTGCGTGTGCCGGGTATCTATGGCCCCGGCCGCCTGCCCCGTGCGCGGCTGGAAAAGGGCCTGCCGGTGCTGAACGAGACCGAATCCGGTTATACCAACCGCATTCACAGTGAAGACCTCGCCACCATTTGTGTCGCCGCGGCCGAGCGTGGTCAGCCGGGTGCGGTGTATAACATTTCCGATGGCCACCCGGGCACAATGACGGAATGGTTCAATGCCGTCGCCGATCACCTCGGCCTGTCGCGGCCGCCACAGATTTCACTGACCGAGGCCGAGACGCAGGTGTCTGCCGGGATGCTTGGTTACTTGAAAGAATCGAGGCGGATATCAAACAGGAAGATGATCGAGGAATTGGGGGTGGAGTTAGCCTATACCGACTTGAGGCTTGGCCTGGGGGCCAGTGACTAG
- a CDS encoding CDP-6-deoxy-delta-3,4-glucoseen reductase, with protein sequence MNYKIQIEPGGASFTANADESILEAALRQQVGLSYSCRDGLCGVCKAHILEGEVTYPGERPEALTVAEQAEGMALLCQAHAGSDCRIEAHVAEAIAGIPIRKLPCRVITNEQLAHDVIRLDLKLPEGTDFKFLAGQYIDFLLQNGHRRSFSIANAPHDAEHLELHVRHAKGGEFTDFVFEHLKTKALLRMEGPLGSFYLREDTDRPIIFMAGGTGFAPIKGIIEHALHEGINRPMHLYWGARSKRDLYMNALPEKWAEEHAHITYVPVLSDPLKKDNWQGRTGFVHDAIMTDFDDLSGFDIYAGGPPQMVHGGFEAFAKKGLTEEHYFSDSFEYARDSK encoded by the coding sequence ATGAATTATAAGATCCAAATTGAGCCGGGCGGTGCATCTTTTACCGCCAATGCCGACGAGTCTATCCTCGAGGCCGCACTGCGCCAGCAGGTTGGCCTGAGTTACAGTTGTCGTGACGGTCTCTGTGGCGTCTGCAAGGCCCACATCCTCGAGGGCGAGGTCACTTATCCTGGCGAGCGCCCCGAGGCACTGACCGTCGCCGAACAGGCCGAGGGCATGGCCCTGCTCTGCCAGGCCCATGCCGGCTCGGATTGTCGTATCGAGGCCCACGTCGCCGAGGCGATTGCCGGCATCCCGATCCGCAAACTGCCCTGTCGTGTGATCACCAACGAACAACTGGCCCACGATGTCATACGCCTGGACCTGAAGTTGCCCGAGGGTACCGATTTCAAATTTCTCGCCGGCCAGTATATCGACTTTCTGCTTCAAAACGGCCACCGCCGCAGCTTCTCGATTGCCAACGCGCCGCACGATGCCGAACATCTCGAGTTACACGTGCGCCATGCCAAGGGCGGTGAGTTTACCGACTTTGTCTTTGAACACCTGAAGACCAAGGCATTGCTGCGCATGGAAGGCCCGCTTGGCAGTTTCTATTTGCGCGAAGACACCGACCGACCGATCATCTTCATGGCCGGCGGTACCGGCTTTGCGCCAATTAAGGGCATTATCGAACACGCCCTACATGAGGGGATTAACCGCCCCATGCACCTGTATTGGGGCGCGCGCAGCAAGCGCGACTTATATATGAATGCCTTGCCTGAGAAATGGGCTGAAGAACACGCGCATATTACCTATGTGCCGGTCTTGTCCGACCCGCTGAAAAAAGATAACTGGCAGGGTCGTACCGGTTTTGTACACGATGCGATCATGACCGACTTCGATGACCTCTCCGGCTTTGATATCTATGCCGGTGGCCCGCCGCAGATGGTGCATGGCGGTTTCGAGGCCTTTGCAAAAAAAGGCCTGACGGAAGAGCACTACTTCTCGGATTCTTTCGAGTACGCCCGCGACAGCAAATAG